A region from the Nocardioides exalbidus genome encodes:
- a CDS encoding glycosyltransferase family 87 protein, with protein sequence MSIRDRLPRDLAWMLAPVVVFGTCLFVVEHGWGFDSAAYWGAWRDGLYDVAPATPGAYLYSPAFAQAIWPFTHLPRPLFVGGVSVVTTLTLFWLLRPLGWKWWVPLMVCCSFEIATGNINWIFALVVAFGLRHPWLWAVPALTKVTPCVGPIWFLVRGEWRALAISVGATLGVVAVSAIAAPELWRQWVEFLLDNADRGGTVLGGSLLPSPAVRIPLAVLLVAVGARLDKHWVLPVGMILGSPVFGIGSLAVLAGLVRLGSSEDASGRGRRTDS encoded by the coding sequence GTGAGCATCCGCGACCGCCTGCCCCGCGACCTCGCCTGGATGCTGGCGCCGGTCGTGGTCTTCGGCACCTGTCTCTTCGTCGTCGAGCACGGCTGGGGCTTCGACTCCGCCGCCTACTGGGGCGCGTGGCGCGACGGGCTGTACGACGTCGCCCCGGCGACGCCGGGTGCGTACCTCTACAGCCCGGCCTTCGCCCAGGCGATCTGGCCGTTCACCCACCTGCCGCGGCCGCTCTTCGTGGGCGGCGTCTCGGTGGTCACCACCCTCACGCTGTTCTGGCTGCTCCGGCCGCTGGGCTGGAAGTGGTGGGTCCCGCTGATGGTGTGCTGCTCCTTCGAGATCGCCACGGGCAACATCAACTGGATCTTCGCCCTCGTGGTCGCCTTCGGGTTGCGCCACCCGTGGCTGTGGGCCGTGCCCGCCCTGACCAAGGTGACGCCGTGCGTCGGCCCGATCTGGTTCCTCGTGCGCGGGGAGTGGCGCGCGCTGGCGATCTCGGTCGGTGCCACCCTCGGCGTGGTGGCGGTCTCGGCGATCGCCGCCCCCGAGCTCTGGCGCCAGTGGGTGGAGTTCCTCCTCGACAACGCCGACAGGGGTGGCACCGTGCTCGGCGGCAGCCTGCTGCCGTCGCCCGCCGTGCGGATCCCCCTGGCCGTCCTGCTGGTGGCTGTCGGGGCCCGCCTCGACAAGCACTGGGTGCTGCCCGTGGGGATGATCCTCGGGTCGCCCGTCTTCGGCATCGGTTCCCTCGCGGTGCTCGCCGGGCTCGTGCGCCTCGGCTCGTCCGAGGACGCGTCCGGCCGGGGCCGGCGTACCGACTCCTGA
- a CDS encoding glycosyltransferase family 87 protein: MRTSAAASRGAQVEVDLRRRLPAFALCLLLAAVGLIETWAHLVNGGPGWDAWAYWDAWRGPMYDGSVGDPGHFLYSPAFAQVVWPLAQTTWPVFLAVFIAINAVGLAWLLRPMPAILAVPLWLAASQEIVSGNIFIPMAIVAVLGMRHPHLWAFVALTKVTPALGPVWFAVRGEWSAVVKATVTTLAVAAVSYVVAPGLWHQWFTFLLDQARLTDGAIGYEFIPGPLYRIPVALALVVWAARTDRVWVLPVAMVVATPFIWNGSLTLLAAVPRLTAARRRSAEGATDSPTAPGATAGSRTAS; encoded by the coding sequence GTGCGGACGAGCGCAGCGGCGAGCAGGGGTGCGCAGGTCGAGGTCGACCTGCGGCGGCGCCTGCCCGCGTTCGCGCTCTGCCTGCTCCTCGCGGCCGTCGGGCTCATCGAGACGTGGGCCCACCTCGTCAACGGCGGGCCGGGCTGGGACGCCTGGGCCTACTGGGACGCGTGGCGCGGCCCGATGTACGACGGCTCGGTCGGCGACCCCGGCCACTTCCTCTACAGCCCGGCGTTCGCCCAGGTCGTGTGGCCGCTGGCCCAGACGACGTGGCCGGTCTTCCTGGCGGTCTTCATCGCGATCAACGCCGTCGGGCTGGCCTGGTTGCTGCGTCCGATGCCCGCGATCCTGGCGGTGCCGCTCTGGCTCGCCGCGTCGCAGGAGATCGTCTCGGGCAACATCTTCATCCCGATGGCGATCGTCGCCGTGCTCGGGATGAGGCACCCCCACCTGTGGGCCTTCGTCGCCCTCACCAAGGTCACGCCCGCGCTGGGCCCGGTCTGGTTCGCCGTCCGCGGCGAGTGGTCCGCGGTCGTGAAGGCGACCGTCACGACCCTCGCCGTCGCCGCGGTGTCCTACGTCGTCGCGCCCGGGCTGTGGCACCAGTGGTTCACGTTCCTCCTCGACCAGGCGCGGCTGACCGACGGAGCCATCGGCTACGAGTTCATCCCTGGCCCGCTCTACCGGATCCCCGTCGCGCTGGCCCTCGTCGTGTGGGCCGCGCGCACCGACCGCGTGTGGGTGCTGCCCGTCGCGATGGTCGTCGCGACGCCGTTCATCTGGAACGGCTCCCTCACCCTGCTGGCAGCCGTCCCGCGGCTCACGGCAGCGCGTCGGCGGTCGGCCGAGGGCGCGACGGACTCTCCGACGGCACCCGGCGCAACCGCGGGATCGCGCACAGCATCGTGA
- a CDS encoding Lrp/AsnC family transcriptional regulator, with protein MITAIVFVKADVARIPEVAEAIAALDGVSEVYSVTGQVDLIALVRVREHEDIAAVVADRLNKVAGVTETETHIAFRTYSRHDLESAFSIGLD; from the coding sequence ATGATCACCGCCATCGTGTTCGTGAAGGCCGACGTCGCGCGCATCCCGGAGGTCGCCGAGGCGATCGCGGCCCTCGACGGGGTCTCCGAGGTCTACTCGGTCACCGGCCAGGTGGACCTGATCGCGCTGGTGCGCGTGCGCGAGCACGAGGACATCGCAGCCGTCGTCGCCGACCGGCTCAACAAGGTCGCGGGAGTGACCGAGACCGAGACCCACATCGCCTTCCGCACCTACTCGCGCCACGACCTCGAGTCGGCGTTCAGCATCGGTCTCGACTGA
- a CDS encoding glycosyltransferase family 87 protein, translating into MGDVRMRQWLLLAVMWSLALLSVAATVFELTHFGIGYDARAYWLAWRRDDLYGLEPGDRDAFLYSPAFAQLAWVPARLPFTAFAAGVSVCAAVTFAWLLRPLRPDVALACWLMTLLEVVAGNVYWLLALAAVLGLRHPAAWTVAALTKITPCLGPVWFLVRREWRALGVSLAATGLVALASYAVAPGEWAAWASFLRDSSGAGSEALRGSVFPPLVYRLPVALAVVVWGALTGRAWTIPVAMVLATPVIGIASFTMLCAIPRLRRVPSESPSRPRPTADALP; encoded by the coding sequence GTGGGGGACGTCCGGATGCGCCAGTGGCTGCTGCTGGCGGTGATGTGGAGCCTCGCCCTGCTGAGCGTGGCGGCGACGGTCTTCGAGCTCACGCACTTCGGCATCGGCTACGACGCCCGGGCCTACTGGCTCGCCTGGCGCCGCGACGACCTCTACGGCCTCGAGCCGGGCGACCGGGACGCCTTCCTCTACAGCCCGGCGTTCGCCCAGCTGGCGTGGGTCCCCGCCCGGCTCCCGTTCACCGCCTTCGCGGCCGGGGTCTCGGTGTGCGCCGCCGTCACCTTCGCGTGGCTGCTGCGTCCGCTGCGTCCCGACGTCGCGCTGGCCTGCTGGCTGATGACGCTGCTCGAGGTCGTCGCGGGCAACGTCTACTGGCTGCTCGCCCTCGCCGCCGTGCTGGGGCTCCGGCATCCTGCGGCGTGGACCGTCGCGGCGCTCACGAAGATCACCCCGTGCCTGGGGCCCGTGTGGTTCCTGGTCCGTCGGGAGTGGCGCGCGCTGGGCGTCAGCCTCGCCGCGACCGGCCTCGTCGCGCTGGCGTCGTACGCCGTCGCGCCGGGGGAGTGGGCGGCCTGGGCCTCGTTCCTGCGCGACAGCAGCGGCGCCGGCTCGGAGGCGTTGCGCGGGTCCGTCTTCCCGCCCCTGGTCTACCGGCTCCCGGTCGCGCTCGCGGTCGTGGTCTGGGGCGCCCTCACGGGCCGGGCGTGGACGATCCCGGTGGCGATGGTGCTGGCGACGCCGGTGATCGGCATCGCCTCGTTCACGATGCTGTGCGCGATCCCGCGGTTGCGCCGGGTGCCGTCGGAGAGTCCGTCGCGCCCTCGGCCGACCGCCGACGCGCTGCCGTGA
- a CDS encoding cytochrome c oxidase assembly protein → MLIPLSGSSQVGLETLPRFTLGRVFTDWGIDPIPFVVTVWAVGLYVLGVVVLRRRGDRWPVGRTLAFVGLGMGSFFLATSSGIGRYDTTLLSVHMVQHMILSMIVPLALALGAPVTLALRTLPATPRRWLLAVLHSRVAKVLAFPPLTFALYVASPWALYFSSWYDASLASSFVHQMMHVHLVLVGTLFFWPLMGVDPVPGRVSHPFRVLLTLMTLPFHAFLGVTIMGQTTLIGGEHYLALREGPMGAWLPPVLEDQHLAGGILWASGDLIGVLFFGVLFTQWVRSSMKEAAREDRRLDLVERREARQEG, encoded by the coding sequence GTGCTCATCCCCCTCTCCGGCTCCTCTCAGGTCGGCCTCGAGACCCTTCCGCGATTCACGCTCGGACGGGTGTTCACCGACTGGGGGATCGACCCGATCCCGTTCGTCGTCACGGTGTGGGCAGTGGGGTTGTACGTCCTCGGCGTGGTGGTGCTGCGCCGCCGCGGGGACCGCTGGCCGGTGGGGCGCACCCTCGCCTTCGTCGGGCTCGGGATGGGGTCGTTCTTCCTCGCGACCAGCTCGGGGATCGGCCGCTACGACACGACGCTGCTGAGCGTCCACATGGTCCAGCACATGATCTTGTCGATGATCGTGCCGCTGGCCCTCGCGCTGGGGGCGCCGGTGACGCTGGCGCTGCGCACGCTCCCCGCGACGCCGCGCCGCTGGCTGCTCGCGGTGCTGCACTCCCGCGTGGCCAAGGTGCTGGCCTTCCCGCCCCTCACCTTCGCGCTCTACGTCGCCTCGCCGTGGGCGCTCTACTTCAGCTCCTGGTACGACGCCAGCCTGGCGTCGTCGTTCGTGCACCAGATGATGCACGTGCACCTCGTGCTGGTCGGCACGCTCTTCTTCTGGCCGCTGATGGGCGTCGACCCCGTCCCGGGCCGCGTGTCCCACCCGTTCCGCGTGCTCCTCACCCTGATGACGCTGCCCTTCCACGCCTTCCTCGGGGTGACGATCATGGGGCAGACCACGCTGATCGGCGGCGAGCACTACCTCGCGCTGCGCGAGGGCCCGATGGGTGCGTGGCTGCCTCCGGTGCTGGAGGACCAGCACCTCGCCGGCGGCATCCTGTGGGCCAGCGGCGACCTGATCGGCGTGCTCTTCTTCGGGGTGCTCTTCACCCAGTGGGTGCGCTCGTCGATGAAGGAGGCGGCGCGCGAGGACAGGCGGCTCGACCTCGTCGAGCGGCGTGAGGCCCGCCAGGAGGGATAG
- the trpD gene encoding anthranilate phosphoribosyltransferase, producing the protein MSQTWPDVLSTLVAGRDLTTEQARWATDEVFAGAATPVQLAGFVVALRAKGETVDEVTGFADAMLAAANPISVPGRLLDVVGTGGDRSMSVNISTMAAIVAAGAGARVVKHGNRSASSQSGSADVLEALGIRLDLPPARVAEVAEEAGITFCFSAAFHPAMRHAAVTRRELGIATTFNILGPLTNPARPQAQAIGCADARMAPVVAGVLSHRGVDAWVFRGDDGLDELTTTTTSTLWRVHGGEVTTTTVDPAVLGIARATTEDLRGGDAEHNADVVRRMLAGEPGPVRDAVVLNAGAALAVYADPDAEVADSLAAGVEKASAAIDSGAAAAALQRWVDASAATPQDRGGVSSS; encoded by the coding sequence ATGTCCCAGACCTGGCCCGACGTCCTCTCCACGCTGGTCGCCGGTCGCGACCTGACCACGGAGCAGGCGCGATGGGCCACGGACGAGGTCTTCGCCGGCGCGGCGACCCCCGTCCAGCTCGCCGGGTTCGTCGTGGCGCTGCGGGCCAAGGGCGAGACCGTGGACGAGGTGACGGGCTTCGCCGACGCCATGCTCGCCGCCGCCAACCCGATCTCGGTGCCCGGCCGCCTGCTCGACGTCGTCGGCACCGGGGGTGACCGGTCGATGTCGGTCAACATCTCGACGATGGCGGCCATCGTCGCCGCCGGCGCCGGCGCCCGGGTGGTCAAGCACGGGAACCGCTCGGCGTCGTCCCAGTCGGGCTCGGCCGACGTGCTCGAGGCCCTCGGCATCCGGCTCGACCTGCCGCCCGCCCGGGTCGCCGAGGTCGCCGAGGAGGCCGGGATCACCTTCTGCTTCTCCGCCGCCTTCCACCCGGCGATGCGACACGCAGCGGTGACCCGCAGGGAGCTGGGGATCGCGACGACGTTCAACATCCTCGGACCGTTGACCAACCCGGCGCGGCCGCAGGCCCAGGCCATCGGCTGCGCCGATGCGCGGATGGCGCCGGTGGTGGCCGGGGTCCTCTCCCACCGGGGCGTGGACGCCTGGGTGTTCCGCGGCGACGACGGCCTCGACGAGCTGACCACCACGACCACGTCGACGCTCTGGCGCGTCCACGGCGGCGAGGTCACCACCACGACCGTCGACCCGGCCGTCCTCGGCATCGCCCGCGCGACCACCGAGGACCTGCGGGGCGGCGACGCCGAGCACAACGCCGACGTCGTGCGCCGGATGCTGGCGGGCGAGCCCGGCCCGGTGCGCGACGCGGTCGTCCTCAACGCGGGAGCCGCGCTGGCGGTCTACGCCGACCCGGACGCGGAGGTCGCGGACTCCCTCGCGGCAGGCGTCGAGAAGGCGTCCGCGGCGATCGACTCCGGCGCGGCCGCCGCCGCGCTCCAGCGGTGGGTCGACGCCTCGGCGGCGACTCCTCAGGACCGGGGCGGCGTCAGCAGCTCGTAG
- a CDS encoding c-type cytochrome produces the protein MLLLGLLISGSLYTAFAPAQAQNQASATDQIAEGKQLFLASCAFCHGQNGEGIPTVRDGYQIGPSLVGVGAAAVDFQVGTGRMPMASPGAQAPRKPASFNDDEVAALAAYVASLGPGPAIPNESDYSIEGLSETEREEAITRGGQIFLTNCTACHNFNGAGGAMPRGGYAPTLHGVEGKYIFEALLTGPQNMPNFSNGNLAPDEKRDVIAYLDSIQDTPEYAGFTLGGLGPVSEGMFAWLLGIGGLVGAAVWIASHTTRTKKSKVDA, from the coding sequence GTGCTGCTGCTGGGACTGCTGATCTCCGGCTCCCTCTACACCGCCTTCGCGCCGGCCCAGGCCCAGAACCAGGCCAGTGCCACCGACCAGATCGCCGAGGGCAAGCAGCTCTTCCTCGCCAGCTGCGCCTTCTGCCACGGCCAGAACGGTGAGGGCATCCCGACCGTCCGCGACGGCTACCAGATCGGTCCCTCGCTCGTCGGCGTCGGCGCCGCAGCGGTCGACTTCCAGGTCGGCACCGGCCGCATGCCGATGGCGAGCCCCGGCGCCCAGGCGCCCCGCAAGCCCGCCTCCTTCAACGACGACGAGGTCGCCGCGCTGGCGGCCTACGTCGCCTCCCTCGGCCCCGGCCCGGCCATCCCGAACGAGTCCGACTACTCGATCGAGGGCCTGTCCGAGACCGAGCGCGAGGAGGCCATCACCCGCGGTGGCCAGATCTTCCTGACCAACTGCACGGCGTGCCACAACTTCAACGGCGCCGGTGGCGCCATGCCGCGTGGCGGCTACGCCCCGACCCTTCACGGCGTCGAGGGCAAGTACATCTTCGAGGCGCTGCTGACCGGCCCGCAGAACATGCCGAACTTCAGCAACGGCAACCTCGCCCCCGACGAGAAGCGCGACGTGATCGCGTACCTCGACAGCATCCAGGACACCCCCGAGTACGCCGGCTTCACGCTGGGTGGCCTCGGCCCGGTCTCCGAGGGCATGTTCGCGTGGCTCCTGGGCATCGGCGGCCTCGTCGGCGCCGCGGTCTGGATCGCCTCGCACACGACCCGCACCAAGAAGAGCAAGGTGGACGCGTGA
- a CDS encoding cytochrome c oxidase subunit 3, with product MASVATATTAIPASRLHGHHDRPSMVSVGTIIWLSSELMFFAALFAAYFTIRAVSPELWAQETAHLNVPFSTANTAILVASSFACQWGVFAAERGQVGRTGGLLNFTKWGLREWFILTYLMGAIFIGGQALEYAELIHHGVTIPSSAYGSMFYLTTGFHGIHVTGGLIAFLFVLGRTYLARRFTHEQAVTAIVVSYYWHFVDVVWIGLFFTIYVIQ from the coding sequence ATGGCGTCCGTGGCGACAGCGACTACTGCGATTCCGGCATCCCGGCTGCACGGGCACCACGACCGACCGAGCATGGTCAGCGTGGGAACCATCATCTGGCTCTCGAGCGAGCTGATGTTCTTCGCCGCGCTGTTCGCGGCCTACTTCACGATCCGCGCGGTGAGCCCGGAGCTGTGGGCGCAGGAGACCGCGCACCTCAACGTCCCGTTCTCGACGGCCAACACCGCGATCCTGGTCGCGTCGTCGTTCGCCTGCCAGTGGGGCGTCTTCGCCGCCGAGCGCGGCCAGGTCGGTCGCACCGGGGGCCTGCTCAACTTCACCAAGTGGGGCCTGCGGGAATGGTTCATCCTGACCTACCTGATGGGTGCGATCTTCATCGGTGGCCAGGCCCTGGAGTACGCCGAGCTGATCCACCACGGCGTCACCATCCCGAGCTCGGCCTACGGCTCGATGTTCTACCTGACCACCGGCTTCCACGGCATCCACGTGACCGGCGGACTCATCGCCTTCCTGTTCGTCCTGGGCCGCACCTACCTGGCCCGTCGCTTCACCCACGAGCAGGCCGTCACCGCCATCGTCGTGTCCTACTACTGGCACTTCGTCGACGTGGTGTGGATCGGCCTGTTCTTCACGATCTACGTCATCCAGTAA
- a CDS encoding Ig-like domain-containing protein, with protein MRRHVSAVHRSARSLGLGALGLAVAAGGLAVTAAPASAAKAPKAPTTLAVRLPNSATPVLSWGRSTGATSYQYQIDNDSSFSSPEVSDSTRNNRLVPTRNLSRGTQYWRVRAERDGQFSGWSSSSFAVTPVGIPVGTYPTDGAVLPQPDEPPLLRWQTSRGAVSYTIEVDGDSDFIGAKTYTSRTTSLALPDALPAGDYFWRVTASLEGGYNSQPSPPMSFILGSLPSPKLTYPVDDINTAIEDVVFDWEPVPGAITYDLQVATDPGFNNFAFTGQNIYGSRYSPATTLFNDQFWWRVRAVDLAGQSTAWSTARFSFKRNWLDTPVAVWPQGDEATPDSSVDPLDGERKFYEWTPIQHASRYVLQVSTDPNFSPNFTSSCYTAGTTYAPRGTGFDACSPAPGLVHYWRVSGIDDPYPNGGVPGIWSTPQKIKWDDPAPIGTEGPFQVVTGMRAALTGTGAASTTLGCGSVNCGALSATPVFTWNRQPGIAYYKVVIGLDENFTFSPLPNVEQYQTRNHFFALQSGDERSALAESEAGLPYFWYVIPCKADRTCGPSPVKRNPPLPGAHNFLKASPGVAGLTSSDPAGSDITFSWQDYIDTNAATPTYGETGQQSAKQYRIQVDNEPSFAEPLIDQATVDQATYTSGDRLYPEGRLYWRVQAIDLQDNALTWSDVAQLVKSSPAISLKSPVGGVAVPGTVPLTWAPQAYARGYEVEVYKNGDTAFSPPNRVISASVANPAFTPGEPLAASSTPYVWRVRRIDSRGNQGPWTAGAFVSLGSAPELLTPGNGANQAFNGSYFEWTDVQGASGYQLSIRAGTNNQTVNTVGTAFAPSEIQTGTYTWQVTALDSSGKVLGVSPARTFWIDADAPRVLKVTPKKLTAKSTLKVRFSEPVKGASKKTVTLMRANAKGKFKIKVKAKVKVAKKGREVLIDPKGRLKRGSYQIVFTTSKIKDQAGNTLGDATAGVPSL; from the coding sequence GTGCGTCGACACGTCTCGGCTGTCCATCGCTCCGCTCGCAGTCTGGGGCTCGGCGCCCTGGGCCTGGCCGTCGCCGCCGGCGGGCTCGCCGTCACGGCGGCACCGGCCTCGGCCGCGAAGGCGCCCAAGGCGCCGACCACGCTCGCGGTCAGGCTGCCCAACAGCGCCACGCCCGTGCTCTCGTGGGGGCGCTCCACCGGCGCGACGAGCTACCAATACCAGATCGACAACGACTCCTCGTTCTCCTCGCCCGAGGTCAGCGACTCGACGCGGAACAACCGCCTCGTCCCCACGCGCAACCTCTCGCGCGGCACGCAGTACTGGCGGGTCCGCGCCGAGCGCGACGGCCAGTTCTCCGGGTGGAGCAGCTCCAGCTTCGCGGTGACGCCCGTCGGGATCCCGGTCGGCACCTACCCCACCGACGGGGCCGTGCTGCCGCAGCCGGACGAGCCGCCGCTGCTGCGCTGGCAGACCAGCCGGGGCGCGGTGTCGTACACCATCGAGGTCGACGGCGACTCCGACTTCATCGGCGCCAAGACCTACACCTCACGCACGACCTCGCTCGCGCTCCCCGATGCCCTGCCCGCCGGCGACTACTTCTGGCGGGTGACCGCGAGCCTCGAGGGCGGCTACAACAGCCAGCCCTCGCCCCCGATGAGCTTCATCCTCGGCTCGCTCCCCTCGCCCAAGCTCACCTATCCGGTCGACGACATCAACACCGCGATCGAGGACGTCGTCTTCGACTGGGAGCCCGTCCCCGGTGCGATCACCTACGACCTCCAGGTCGCCACTGATCCAGGCTTCAACAACTTCGCCTTCACGGGCCAAAACATCTACGGCTCGCGGTACTCGCCGGCCACCACGCTGTTCAACGACCAGTTCTGGTGGCGTGTGCGCGCGGTCGACCTGGCCGGGCAGTCGACCGCATGGTCGACCGCTCGTTTCAGCTTCAAGCGCAACTGGCTCGACACCCCGGTCGCAGTGTGGCCACAGGGTGATGAGGCGACCCCGGACTCGTCGGTCGACCCGTTGGACGGCGAACGGAAGTTCTACGAATGGACGCCGATTCAGCACGCCAGCAGGTACGTGCTCCAGGTGTCGACCGACCCCAACTTCTCGCCGAACTTCACCTCCAGCTGTTACACCGCGGGCACTACATACGCGCCGCGCGGAACCGGTTTCGACGCCTGCAGCCCTGCCCCCGGGCTGGTCCACTACTGGCGCGTGAGCGGCATCGACGATCCCTATCCGAACGGAGGCGTCCCAGGCATCTGGTCGACCCCGCAGAAAATCAAGTGGGACGACCCGGCGCCGATCGGGACCGAAGGGCCGTTCCAGGTCGTGACCGGGATGCGGGCCGCGCTGACCGGCACCGGAGCCGCGTCGACGACACTCGGCTGCGGCAGCGTGAACTGTGGCGCCCTCTCGGCCACCCCGGTCTTCACCTGGAACCGGCAGCCTGGCATCGCCTACTACAAGGTCGTCATCGGCCTGGACGAGAACTTCACGTTCTCGCCGCTGCCGAACGTCGAGCAGTACCAGACCAGAAACCACTTCTTCGCCCTCCAGTCCGGTGACGAGAGGTCCGCGCTCGCCGAGAGCGAGGCCGGCTTGCCCTACTTCTGGTACGTCATCCCGTGCAAGGCCGATCGCACCTGCGGGCCGAGCCCCGTCAAGCGCAACCCCCCGCTGCCGGGCGCACACAACTTCCTCAAGGCATCGCCGGGCGTCGCTGGGCTCACCTCCTCTGACCCTGCCGGCTCCGACATCACGTTCAGCTGGCAGGACTACATCGACACCAACGCAGCCACGCCGACGTACGGAGAGACGGGCCAGCAGTCGGCCAAGCAGTACCGCATCCAGGTCGACAACGAGCCCAGCTTCGCCGAGCCCCTCATCGACCAGGCGACCGTCGACCAGGCGACCTACACCTCGGGCGACCGGCTCTACCCGGAGGGTCGTCTCTACTGGCGTGTCCAGGCGATCGACCTCCAGGACAACGCCCTGACGTGGTCCGACGTGGCCCAGCTGGTCAAGTCCAGCCCTGCGATCAGCCTCAAGTCGCCTGTGGGCGGCGTGGCGGTGCCTGGCACCGTGCCGCTGACCTGGGCGCCCCAGGCGTACGCCCGGGGTTACGAGGTCGAGGTCTACAAGAACGGCGACACCGCCTTCTCCCCGCCGAACCGCGTGATCTCGGCCTCCGTGGCGAACCCCGCGTTCACGCCGGGCGAGCCGCTGGCGGCCTCCTCCACGCCGTACGTCTGGCGCGTGCGCCGGATCGACTCGCGCGGCAACCAAGGCCCGTGGACCGCCGGCGCGTTCGTCTCGCTCGGCAGCGCGCCCGAGCTGCTCACGCCCGGCAACGGTGCCAACCAGGCCTTCAACGGGTCGTACTTCGAGTGGACCGACGTCCAGGGCGCGTCGGGCTACCAGCTGTCCATCCGCGCCGGCACGAACAACCAGACCGTCAACACGGTCGGCACGGCGTTCGCTCCGTCGGAGATCCAGACCGGCACCTACACCTGGCAGGTGACGGCGCTCGACAGCAGCGGCAAGGTGCTCGGGGTCAGCCCCGCCCGGACCTTCTGGATCGACGCCGACGCGCCGCGGGTGCTCAAGGTGACCCCGAAGAAGCTCACGGCGAAGTCCACCCTGAAGGTCCGGTTCAGCGAGCCGGTCAAGGGTGCGTCGAAGAAGACCGTGACGCTGATGCGGGCCAACGCCAAGGGCAAGTTCAAGATCAAGGTCAAGGCGAAGGTCAAGGTCGCCAAGAAGGGCCGCGAGGTCCTCATCGACCCCAAGGGCCGGCTCAAGCGCGGCAGCTACCAGATCGTCTTCACCACCTCAAAGATCAAGGACCAGGCGGGCAACACCCTGGGTGACGCGACGGCTGGTGTGCCCAGCCTGTGA
- a CDS encoding response regulator transcription factor encodes MSDTVKPLKVLVYSDDVNTRQQVILALGRHPHPDLPEVEYVEVATEPVVLQNMDRGDIALAILDGEAVPAGGMGIAKQLKDEIYDCPPVVVLTGRPQDAWLATWSRAEAAVPHPIDPIQLAEAVIGLLRPSVPATR; translated from the coding sequence GTGAGCGACACCGTGAAGCCGTTGAAGGTCCTCGTCTACAGCGACGACGTGAACACCCGACAGCAGGTCATCCTCGCGCTGGGACGCCACCCGCACCCCGACCTGCCCGAGGTGGAGTACGTCGAGGTGGCGACCGAGCCCGTCGTCCTGCAGAACATGGACCGCGGCGACATCGCCCTCGCGATCCTCGACGGCGAGGCCGTCCCGGCCGGCGGCATGGGCATCGCCAAGCAGCTCAAGGACGAGATCTACGACTGCCCGCCCGTCGTCGTGCTCACCGGCCGCCCGCAGGACGCCTGGCTCGCGACCTGGTCGCGCGCCGAGGCCGCGGTCCCGCACCCGATCGACCCCATCCAGCTCGCGGAGGCCGTCATCGGCCTGCTGCGCCCCTCGGTGCCGGCCACCCGCTGA